A section of the Triticum dicoccoides isolate Atlit2015 ecotype Zavitan chromosome 7A, WEW_v2.0, whole genome shotgun sequence genome encodes:
- the LOC119331434 gene encoding basic blue protein-like, with amino-acid sequence MVAQGRGSAATGLVAGVVLLCALLPITGAAAMARQAPRTYVVGDDKGWGRDLNSWWPNGKTFYAGDVLVFKYDKELHDVSVVGGKGYQRCEVPRHSAKRWVMRTGNDQVTLRRGNNYFICGLPGHCDKNMKLAVKAW; translated from the exons ATGGTGGCTCAGGGAAGAGGCAGTGCGGCCACCGGTCTGGTCGCCGGCGTCGTGCTCCTGTGCGCGCTCCTTCCAATCACCGGCGCGGCCGCGATGGCGCGGCAGGCGCCGAGGACGTACGTGGTCGGCGACGACAAAGGGTGGGGTCGCGACCTCAACTCATGGTGGCCGAACGGGAAGACCTTCTACGCCGGCGATGTGCTCG TGTTCAAGTACGACAAGGAGCTCCACGACGTGTCGGTGGTGGGCGGCAAGGGGTACCAGCGGTGCGAGGTGCCGAGGCACAGCGCCAAGAGGTGGGTGATGCGCACCGGGAACGACCAGGTGACGCTGCGCAGGGGCAACAACTACTTCATCTGCGGCCTGCCGGGCCACTGCGACAAGAACATGAAGCTCGCCGTCAAGGCCTGGTAG